Proteins encoded in a region of the Teredinibacter purpureus genome:
- the eboE gene encoding metabolite traffic protein EboE, with protein sequence MKLSDGSHLTYCTNIHPGEDWPTLVQNLRRYLPAIKKRVNPDTPFGVGLRLSAIAARYLCDNYTALIEFKHWLNEENLYVFTLNGFPYGTFHGQPVKEQVYQPDWQTEERFIYSCQLAEILSELLPKGIQGSISTVPVGFKPNFCNTTAVHMAANNLKRLAHFLAELKTQTSNTIQLALEPEPGCYLETTQDTLNFFQQFMFTASDAENKLLKEYIGVCLDTCHAAVMFEDSVESAQQLLTAEIPIYKIQLTAALHIPNLNDDMRTQLSAFTDNVYLHQTSVRHNDEQHFFMDLQPALNKAANHSDLRSHFHVPVFCASMGLLQTTQRDLLTLLAQQKKHMITAHLEVETYTFDVLPSHLRASSVVDNISRELLWIKDKLQ encoded by the coding sequence ATGAAACTTTCAGACGGCAGCCATCTCACTTATTGCACGAACATTCATCCTGGTGAAGATTGGCCTACGCTCGTTCAAAATTTACGCCGATACCTGCCTGCAATTAAAAAACGCGTAAACCCCGACACGCCCTTTGGGGTTGGGCTGCGGCTTTCCGCCATTGCGGCACGATATTTATGTGATAACTACACGGCCCTAATAGAATTTAAACATTGGCTGAATGAGGAAAATCTCTACGTTTTTACCCTTAACGGTTTTCCTTACGGTACCTTTCACGGGCAACCGGTTAAAGAACAGGTCTATCAACCCGACTGGCAAACGGAAGAACGTTTTATCTACAGCTGCCAACTGGCCGAAATATTATCCGAATTACTACCAAAGGGAATACAAGGCAGTATTTCAACCGTGCCAGTTGGGTTTAAGCCCAACTTCTGCAATACAACAGCCGTGCACATGGCCGCGAACAACTTAAAACGACTCGCCCACTTTTTGGCCGAGCTAAAAACACAAACCAGCAACACTATCCAGCTGGCACTTGAACCGGAGCCCGGCTGCTATTTAGAAACAACGCAAGATACGCTTAACTTTTTTCAACAGTTTATGTTTACCGCCAGTGATGCCGAAAACAAGTTGCTTAAAGAATACATTGGCGTTTGCTTAGACACCTGCCACGCAGCGGTCATGTTTGAAGATTCCGTCGAAAGCGCACAACAGTTACTGACGGCCGAAATTCCCATTTATAAAATACAATTAACGGCAGCGTTACATATTCCCAACTTAAACGACGACATGCGCACGCAACTATCGGCTTTCACCGATAACGTTTATTTACACCAAACCAGTGTGCGACATAACGACGAACAGCACTTTTTTATGGATCTTCAACCGGCATTGAATAAAGCTGCCAATCACAGTGATTTACGCAGCCATTTTCATGTTCCCGTTTTTTGCGCGTCGATGGGCCTATTGCAAACGACACAGCGCGATCTGCTTACGTTATTAGCGCAACAAAAAAAGCACATGATCACCGCACACCTGGAAGTTGAAACCTATACCTTTGACGTTTTGCCCTCCCACCTGCGCGCAAGCTCCGTTGTCGACAATATTAGCCGGGAACTACTGTGGATAAAGGATAAATTACAATGA
- a CDS encoding 3-dehydroquinate synthase, translated as MRGSHPHSGHSSALQSLTRYSAIVALIILLIVGSHFLLEESLNALLESVTTLEHGVLASGLIFLGLTFDVVLPIPSSVLSIWAVISQGFITGFLVIWAGMCAGCILGYGLGASANKTLLRRFFAKHDIDAAHLAAQRYGSSALLFTRAIPVLAEASVVTAGLTKMPLRTFLPITMLSNAGIAFAYASVGSWANHYASFGLAFAASISLPIVALASYRFVQWLTAPKAQKTSHIEQTENQLNPRFNIDFSYPLCFTRHAFQPANSTLIKQLCRGKSTGATVKVQFFIDQGVLDKQPLLDAQIRQYCAVHNIDWHNTLHTVPASEAAKTHTQIERMHSLMLEAELDRQSYVIAIGGGGVLDAVGYAAATFHRGIRLIRMPTTVLAQNDAGVGVKNGINSVGIKNLLGCFAVPHAIINDAVFLDSLADRDFRSGFAEAIKVALIRDANFYHWIYANREALVQRESKASAHLIKRCAELHLNQICNGGDPFEMGSARPLDYGHWSAHKLESLTSHALSHGEAVAIGMALDALYAVEVGLLEQDKAEHIIFLIRSLGFDVWHPSLHWNTEQGESALLKGLEEFRQHLGGQLCITLLTGFGKTLEANHIDQQALLRARNKLQNFFQASAKTVDNSAA; from the coding sequence ATGCGCGGCTCCCACCCACATTCGGGTCACTCTAGCGCTCTGCAATCACTGACGCGGTATAGCGCCATTGTTGCGCTCATTATCCTTTTAATTGTGGGTTCCCACTTTTTATTAGAAGAGTCACTGAACGCCCTGCTCGAAAGCGTCACCACGCTCGAACACGGCGTGCTTGCCAGCGGGCTTATATTTCTAGGCCTAACCTTTGATGTTGTACTGCCTATTCCGTCAAGCGTACTGTCTATTTGGGCCGTTATTTCACAAGGCTTTATCACAGGCTTTTTGGTCATTTGGGCTGGCATGTGCGCAGGCTGCATACTGGGCTATGGTCTTGGTGCCAGCGCGAATAAAACACTGCTCCGTCGCTTCTTCGCTAAACACGATATCGATGCCGCGCACTTGGCTGCACAGCGGTACGGCAGTAGTGCGTTGCTCTTTACGCGCGCGATTCCCGTCTTGGCCGAGGCCTCCGTAGTCACTGCCGGGCTTACCAAAATGCCCCTTCGCACATTCTTACCTATCACCATGCTGTCAAACGCTGGCATCGCCTTTGCCTACGCCAGTGTAGGTAGCTGGGCCAATCACTACGCGTCTTTTGGGCTCGCATTCGCTGCCAGCATTAGTCTGCCCATAGTGGCACTCGCGTCTTATCGGTTCGTCCAATGGCTAACCGCACCCAAAGCCCAAAAAACATCACATATCGAACAAACAGAGAACCAGCTAAACCCACGCTTTAACATCGATTTTAGTTATCCGCTTTGCTTTACTCGCCATGCATTCCAACCGGCAAATAGCACGCTTATCAAGCAGCTATGCCGTGGTAAATCGACCGGTGCCACAGTCAAAGTGCAATTTTTTATCGACCAAGGTGTACTCGACAAGCAACCCCTTCTCGACGCACAAATTCGGCAATATTGCGCCGTACACAACATAGACTGGCACAACACCTTACATACCGTACCCGCCAGCGAAGCGGCCAAAACCCACACTCAAATAGAGCGCATGCACAGCCTCATGCTGGAAGCAGAACTCGACCGCCAATCCTATGTTATTGCCATTGGCGGCGGCGGTGTGCTCGATGCAGTAGGCTATGCGGCCGCTACGTTTCACCGAGGTATCCGACTCATTAGAATGCCTACCACTGTACTCGCTCAAAACGACGCAGGCGTGGGCGTAAAAAATGGCATTAACAGCGTGGGCATTAAAAATTTACTTGGCTGCTTTGCCGTCCCTCACGCCATTATTAACGATGCTGTTTTTCTCGATAGCTTGGCCGATCGCGATTTTCGCTCAGGCTTTGCCGAAGCGATTAAAGTAGCCTTAATTCGAGACGCCAATTTTTATCACTGGATTTACGCTAATCGCGAAGCGCTAGTACAACGCGAAAGCAAGGCATCGGCTCATCTCATTAAACGTTGCGCAGAACTACACCTAAATCAAATTTGTAACGGCGGCGACCCCTTTGAAATGGGAAGTGCCCGCCCCTTAGATTACGGTCATTGGAGTGCACACAAATTAGAATCTCTCACCTCTCACGCACTTTCACACGGTGAAGCGGTTGCTATAGGCATGGCGCTCGACGCGCTCTACGCCGTTGAAGTGGGTCTCCTAGAACAAGATAAAGCTGAGCATATTATTTTTCTTATTCGGTCACTGGGTTTCGACGTATGGCACCCCAGTTTGCACTGGAACACCGAACAGGGAGAAAGCGCTCTACTCAAAGGCTTAGAAGAATTTCGTCAACACCTTGGCGGCCAGCTCTGTATTACTTTACTCACAGGGTTTGGAAAAACCTTAGAAGCCAATCATATTGATCAGCAGGCCTTACTGCGCGCGCGCAATAAATTACAGAATTTTTTTCAAGCCTCGGCCAAGACTGTCGACAATAGCGCTGCCTAA
- a CDS encoding Lcl C-terminal domain-containing protein, producing MNLSNQHLHPLYRFFDTTLLLCLVGLAPNLLAQEEQHCQNDTIIATAPDNRYVQHNNHTVTDSQTDLTWSQCLLGTTGETCNEGTALELNWAEALIHVTALNTENGFAGSTDWRLPNIRELSTLAELQCSAPAINIRLFPSPARSHVWSSSPYHFYTHYSWYVDFANGAATYDERIKPKMLRLVRDAAAEAI from the coding sequence ATGAACCTCTCTAACCAACATTTACACCCGCTTTATCGATTTTTCGATACCACGTTATTGCTCTGCTTAGTGGGCCTAGCCCCTAACCTGCTCGCGCAGGAAGAGCAACACTGCCAAAACGACACGATCATCGCAACGGCCCCCGATAACCGCTACGTTCAACATAACAACCACACGGTTACCGATTCACAAACAGACTTAACCTGGAGCCAATGTCTACTCGGCACCACAGGTGAAACCTGCAATGAAGGCACAGCATTAGAGTTAAACTGGGCCGAAGCATTAATCCACGTAACGGCACTGAACACCGAAAATGGCTTTGCAGGCAGCACCGATTGGCGCTTACCGAATATTCGGGAGCTTAGTACTCTGGCAGAACTCCAATGCTCCGCGCCTGCGATTAACATCCGCCTGTTCCCCAGTCCTGCCAGAAGCCATGTGTGGAGTTCTTCGCCATACCATTTCTACACCCACTATTCATGGTATGTCGATTTTGCGAATGGCGCCGCCACCTATGACGAACGCATTAAGCCTAAAATGCTACGTTTAGTGCGGGATGCAGCTGCCGAAGCAATATAA
- a CDS encoding Lcl C-terminal domain-containing protein, translated as MTNSLAQTLLLSSLVGGMITVLTACNDTPPPLDIREKINDTGITWGGNYPKDINSDCSGHIDTAELAEGKLISGDILAQQDCMRGRDTEASRANDGDSGFSYRKIDANGQPLAASAKTWHCVLDNVSGLLWEVKQPSDNVYGNSGLHDADDRFTWYSGASAENGGAIGDWNKRFDQCSGYNVKTPTTYCNTDEFLSRVNKEGWCGYTDWRIPSRPELETLPHFGRTMPAIDNTYFPNTQNEFYWSRSPVAGNNTSAWAVSFQFGFTAPLQRSNSRFVRLVRSNPTE; from the coding sequence ATGACAAACTCATTAGCCCAAACGTTACTACTCTCTAGCCTTGTTGGCGGTATGATCACCGTACTGACTGCCTGTAACGACACGCCCCCCCCTCTCGACATTCGTGAAAAAATCAACGATACCGGTATCACGTGGGGAGGAAACTATCCGAAAGACATCAATAGCGATTGCAGTGGGCACATAGACACAGCAGAGCTTGCCGAGGGCAAACTGATCAGCGGCGATATTCTTGCACAACAAGACTGCATGCGCGGCCGAGATACGGAAGCTTCACGCGCTAACGATGGAGACAGTGGTTTTAGCTACCGTAAAATCGACGCCAACGGCCAACCGCTTGCCGCCTCGGCCAAAACGTGGCATTGCGTATTAGATAATGTCAGCGGCCTGTTGTGGGAAGTAAAACAACCCAGCGATAATGTATACGGCAACAGCGGCCTGCACGACGCCGATGACCGTTTCACATGGTATAGCGGCGCTAGCGCTGAAAATGGTGGCGCCATTGGTGACTGGAATAAACGTTTCGACCAATGCAGCGGCTACAACGTAAAAACCCCGACCACCTACTGTAATACCGACGAGTTTCTCAGCAGGGTGAACAAAGAAGGCTGGTGTGGTTATACCGACTGGCGCATACCCTCGCGCCCTGAACTTGAAACACTCCCTCACTTTGGGCGAACAATGCCAGCCATCGACAACACCTATTTTCCCAATACCCAAAACGAATTTTATTGGAGCCGTTCACCCGTAGCGGGCAACAACACCAGCGCATGGGCCGTGAGCTTTCAATTCGGTTTTACCGCACCACTGCAACGTAGCAACAGTCGTTTTGTAAGACTGGTACGCAGTAATCCTACCGAATAA
- a CDS encoding DUF1552 domain-containing protein produces the protein MKKLYKNKFDKQRRDFLKILSSAGISRALLKASPLVGGMMMSRLAEAQNGPDKSVIIYCPDGAIPDLWFPNNNLSSFPVMSQPYSSVASDCNFLRNMGHHRGGHGVMSTLINDRWVGDSFDVNMGRVLGGNTPFTYVNLGVHSNGHGYLTRDNGAEVAFEDNPFNAFDRLFGNLPSGGGGGSEGASKGSVIDAHKDALSALGNKLGTYEQHRLDSHLTAIEETEARIASLSGGTISCDSGTPPASFELEHATFEQQAHLQADIITMALECNLTSSCSLALGNHQGEFAFPYLGFDGIYHQSIHGGNAGDPNYPHFSETRSHMSSLSAYLIQSLKNAGILDTTIVCEVTDMGDGDGHGSNNIPLVMAGGGGAIQRGVSNAGGSSYTPLNMIHTAAVALGADQHPDYQGYADSVIPGVLT, from the coding sequence ATGAAAAAGCTATATAAAAACAAATTCGACAAACAGCGCCGTGATTTTCTAAAAATCCTGTCCTCGGCGGGTATTAGTCGTGCACTCCTGAAGGCCTCCCCGCTCGTGGGCGGAATGATGATGTCACGCCTTGCCGAAGCCCAAAACGGCCCAGATAAATCTGTAATTATCTACTGCCCGGACGGCGCTATCCCTGACTTGTGGTTTCCTAACAACAACCTCTCGTCGTTTCCCGTAATGTCTCAGCCATACAGCAGCGTAGCCAGCGACTGTAACTTTCTTAGGAATATGGGCCATCACCGCGGCGGTCACGGCGTCATGTCTACGCTTATCAACGACCGCTGGGTTGGCGATAGCTTTGACGTTAATATGGGTCGCGTACTCGGCGGCAACACCCCGTTCACCTATGTAAACCTTGGTGTACACAGTAACGGGCACGGCTACCTTACACGCGACAACGGCGCAGAAGTGGCATTTGAAGATAACCCCTTCAACGCATTCGACCGACTCTTCGGTAACTTACCATCGGGCGGCGGCGGTGGTTCAGAAGGGGCTAGCAAAGGCAGTGTTATTGATGCCCACAAAGATGCATTAAGCGCTCTAGGCAATAAGCTCGGTACTTATGAGCAGCATCGTTTAGATTCCCACTTAACGGCTATCGAAGAAACGGAAGCCCGTATTGCATCCCTTAGCGGCGGCACCATCTCATGTGATTCAGGCACTCCGCCCGCATCCTTCGAGCTAGAGCACGCAACCTTTGAGCAGCAGGCACACTTACAAGCCGATATTATTACCATGGCACTGGAGTGTAACCTCACATCCTCTTGCTCGTTGGCTTTGGGTAACCACCAAGGCGAGTTTGCCTTCCCATACTTGGGTTTTGACGGTATTTATCACCAGTCTATTCACGGCGGAAACGCAGGTGACCCCAACTACCCCCACTTCAGTGAAACCCGAAGCCACATGAGTAGCCTGTCTGCTTATTTGATTCAATCACTGAAAAATGCCGGAATCCTCGACACCACAATCGTGTGCGAAGTAACCGACATGGGTGATGGCGATGGCCATGGTAGCAACAACATTCCGCTGGTTATGGCCGGTGGCGGTGGTGCAATTCAACGCGGCGTGTCCAATGCCGGTGGCTCAAGCTACACGCCACTGAACATGATTCACACCGCCGCTGTTGCACTTGGCGCAGACCAACACCCAGATTACCAAGGCTATGCCGATAGCGTAATCCCCGGCGTGTTAACCTGA